A single window of Ovis canadensis isolate MfBH-ARS-UI-01 breed Bighorn chromosome 15, ARS-UI_OviCan_v2, whole genome shotgun sequence DNA harbors:
- the LOC138420402 gene encoding olfactory receptor 8J2-like translates to MAPGNHTHVTEFILMGVSGRPELQIPFFCVFLIVYGLTLAGNLGIVILTSVDSQLQTPMYFFLKHLAIINLGNSSVIAPKMLVNFLVAKKTISYYGCAAQLGGFLVFIVAEIFVLAAMAYDRYVAICSPLLYRAVVSPGICLLLMALIYSYSLTTALTVSSCVFSVSYCSSNVINHFYCDNVPLLALSCSDTYIPETAVFTFSGTNLFFSMIVVLTSYFNIILAILRIRSSEGRHKAFSTCASHMIAVTVFYGTLLFMYLQPRTNHSLDTDKMASVFYTLVIPVLNPLIYSLRNKDVKDALKRFLDNPSQLFQSV, encoded by the coding sequence ATGGCTCCAGGGAATCACACTCATGTGACTGAATTCATTCTAATGGGAGTCTCAGGCCGTCCAGAACTCCAGAttccctttttttgtgtgttcctGATCGTCTATGGACTGACCCTGGCAGGGAACCTGGGAATCGTCATCCTCACCAGTGTGGACTCTCAGCTTCAAAcccccatgtactttttcctcaaGCACTTGGCTATCATAAATTTGGGCAATTCTTCTGTCATTGCCCCCAAAATGTTGGTTAACTTCTTGGTTGCAAAGAAAACCATATCTTATTACGGATGTGCAGCCCAGCTAGGTGGATTCTTAGTTTTTATCGTGGCTGAGATTTTCGTGCTGGCtgccatggcctatgaccgctatgtggctATTTGCAGCCCCCTGCTCTACCGGGCGGTGGTTTCTCCAGGGATCTGCCTTCTCCTGATGGCTCTTATTTACTCCTACAGTCTGACCACAGCACTGACGGTCTCCTCCTGTGTGTTTTCCGTGTCATATTGCTCGTCCAATGTGATCAACCATTTTTACTGTGATAATGTCCCTTTGTTAGCATTGTCTTGTTCTGATACTTACATTCCAGAAACAGCAGTGTTTACCTTTTCAGGGaccaatttgtttttctctatgatTGTTGTTCTAACATCCTATTTCAACATCATCCTTGCTATTTTGAGGATACGTTCTTCAGAAGGGCGACACAAAGCCTTTTCCACCTGTGCGTCTCACATGATAGCTGTCACTGTGTTCTATGGGACACTACTCTTCATGTATTTGCAGCCAAGGACCAACCACTCATTAGATACTGATAAGATGGCCTCGGTCTTCTATACCCTGGTGATTCCAGTGCTGAACCCCCTCATTTACAGCCTGAGGAACAAGGATGTGAAAGATGCATTGAAGAGATTCTTGGATAACCCAAGTCAGTTATTCCAATCAGTGTAA